A stretch of the Dichotomicrobium thermohalophilum genome encodes the following:
- the hlyD gene encoding secretion protein HlyD has protein sequence MSKRLALLIAIAAIGVGGWFLYQRYVVEDGPAAVFYGNVDIREVTLGFRVAGRVERMLFHEGDKVEAGELLAQLDTEPFEEELALRKAEVAEAQAQLAKLEAGTRPQEIERARADVEAREAALENARAIYGRQEKLVRRDFASQQAFDDALEQLKRARAALRSAKEALNLAIEGPRKEDVAAAEAALEAARAQKEAAQTALEDASLHASEDGVILTRAVEPGTIVSAGTPVYTLSLSEPVWVRAYVPEPQLGLVSPGTPVKVISDTRPDEPYDGQVGFVSPVAEFTPKSVETPELRADLVYRFRVVVKDPDDALRQGMPVTVRLAGDATDRAAKD, from the coding sequence ATGAGCAAGCGTTTAGCCCTTTTGATCGCGATCGCGGCGATCGGTGTCGGCGGATGGTTCCTTTACCAGCGCTATGTGGTGGAGGACGGTCCGGCGGCAGTGTTTTACGGAAATGTCGATATTCGCGAGGTCACGCTGGGTTTTCGCGTCGCGGGCCGCGTCGAGCGCATGCTGTTCCATGAGGGCGACAAGGTGGAAGCCGGCGAGCTGCTCGCCCAGCTGGACACCGAGCCATTCGAGGAAGAGTTGGCGCTGCGCAAGGCGGAAGTCGCCGAGGCTCAAGCCCAGCTCGCCAAGCTGGAGGCGGGCACCCGGCCGCAGGAGATCGAGCGCGCCCGCGCGGACGTCGAAGCACGTGAAGCAGCGCTGGAAAACGCACGGGCGATCTACGGCCGGCAGGAAAAACTTGTGCGACGGGATTTCGCCTCGCAGCAGGCGTTCGACGATGCGCTGGAGCAACTGAAGCGCGCAAGAGCGGCGTTGCGATCCGCGAAAGAGGCCCTGAACCTGGCAATCGAAGGCCCGCGCAAGGAAGACGTTGCCGCCGCCGAGGCCGCACTGGAGGCTGCGCGGGCCCAGAAGGAAGCCGCCCAGACCGCGCTGGAGGACGCTTCGCTCCATGCCTCAGAGGATGGCGTGATCCTGACGCGCGCGGTCGAACCGGGAACCATCGTCTCGGCAGGCACGCCTGTCTACACGCTATCGCTGAGCGAGCCCGTCTGGGTGCGGGCCTATGTGCCCGAGCCGCAGCTTGGCCTTGTCAGCCCCGGCACGCCCGTCAAGGTCATCAGCGACACCAGGCCGGACGAGCCCTACGACGGGCAGGTCGGTTTCGTCTCGCCGGTCGCGGAGTTCACCCCGAAATCCGTGGAGACACCAGAGCTGCGCGCGGATCTCGTCTATCGCTTCCGCGTGGTGGTGAAGGATCCGGATGATGCGCTGCGCCAGGGGATGCCGGTTACGGTGCGCCTCGCCGGGGACGCGACCGACAGAGCCGCAAAGGACTGA